A window from Fusobacterium sp. encodes these proteins:
- a CDS encoding YifB family Mg chelatase-like AAA ATPase: MNIRVLSSSYIGVEPFLVETEVDISGGLPFFSIVGLGDTAISESKDRVRTALKNSDYKMEPKKIIVNLSPAGIKKEGAQFDLPIAVGIMVAMGFIKDRNSILDNYLFLGELSLDGKIRGVKGIINTMILVKEKGYKGVIIPKDNVQEASLIKGINIISVSTLKEVADFISKGEVKLVNINPFFEEKNYSIDFSEVKGQALGKRGLEIAAAGGHNIILIGSPGSGKSMLAKRMMTILPPMSEEEIIESTKIYSVAGELNSKKPIISQRPFRSPHHTSSLTSIIGGGKRIKPGEISLASNGILLLDELAEFPRSVLESLRQPLEDGMVSITRAQYRVEFLSTFQLLATSNPCFCGNYYEGASCTCTQHEVNKYMKKLSGPIMDRIDIHIEMRRLSEDELMNSVEAENSNTIKERVMKAREIQRKRYNNDLLNGNLGQKEIKKYCKIADEDKEYFKNAMRIMEISARGYDKILKVARTIADLDECKDIKKHHLMEAVSFRKK, encoded by the coding sequence ATGAATATAAGAGTATTAAGTTCAAGTTATATAGGTGTAGAACCTTTTTTAGTAGAAACAGAAGTAGATATTAGTGGCGGACTTCCTTTCTTTTCAATAGTAGGCCTAGGAGATACTGCCATATCAGAAAGTAAGGATAGAGTAAGGACTGCTTTAAAAAATAGTGATTACAAAATGGAACCAAAAAAAATAATAGTAAATCTTTCTCCAGCTGGAATAAAAAAAGAAGGTGCCCAATTTGATCTCCCAATAGCTGTTGGTATAATGGTTGCCATGGGCTTTATAAAAGATAGAAATTCCATTCTTGATAACTATCTTTTTCTTGGAGAACTTTCTTTAGATGGAAAAATTAGAGGAGTAAAAGGAATAATAAATACAATGATTTTAGTAAAGGAAAAAGGATACAAGGGAGTAATTATTCCAAAAGATAATGTCCAAGAAGCTTCTCTTATTAAAGGAATAAATATTATTTCTGTTTCAACTTTAAAAGAAGTAGCTGATTTTATTTCTAAAGGTGAAGTAAAACTAGTGAATATAAATCCATTTTTTGAAGAAAAAAATTATAGTATTGATTTTTCAGAAGTAAAAGGACAGGCATTAGGAAAAAGAGGATTAGAAATTGCTGCTGCTGGTGGACATAACATAATATTAATAGGAAGCCCTGGTTCAGGAAAATCCATGCTTGCCAAACGAATGATGACTATTCTTCCTCCTATGAGTGAAGAAGAAATAATTGAGTCTACAAAAATATATAGCGTTGCTGGAGAGCTTAACAGTAAAAAACCAATAATCAGCCAAAGACCTTTTCGTTCTCCCCATCACACAAGCTCTCTCACTTCAATTATAGGTGGTGGAAAAAGGATAAAACCTGGTGAAATAAGTTTAGCCTCTAATGGAATATTATTATTAGATGAACTTGCAGAATTCCCTAGAAGTGTTTTAGAAAGTTTAAGACAGCCATTAGAAGATGGAATGGTTTCTATCACAAGAGCTCAATATAGAGTGGAGTTTTTGAGTACATTTCAACTTCTTGCTACAAGCAACCCTTGCTTTTGTGGAAATTATTATGAAGGTGCTTCGTGTACCTGTACTCAACATGAAGTAAATAAATATATGAAAAAACTTTCTGGTCCTATTATGGATAGAATTGATATTCATATTGAAATGAGAAGACTGTCAGAAGATGAATTGATGAATTCAGTTGAAGCAGAAAATTCAAACACTATAAAAGAAAGAGTCATGAAAGCTAGAGAAATTCAAAGAAAAAGATATAACAATGATCTTTTAAATGGAAATCTGGGACAAAAAGAAATAAAAAAATATTGTAAAATTGCAGATGAAGATAAAGAATATTTTAAAAATGCTATGAGAATAATGGAAATATCTGCAAGAGGTTATGATAAAATTCTGAAAGTAGCGAGAACCATTGCAGATTTGGATGAATGTAAAGATATAAAAAAACATCACTTAATGGAAGCTGTTTCTTTTAGAAAAAAATAA